The Streptomyces kanamyceticus genome window below encodes:
- a CDS encoding NADAR family protein has protein sequence MAKIDSVRSVTDLVRVVRAGEKVKYLHFWGHAPRRDGSLGASCFSQWWPSPFTVDAVGYATAEHWMMAAKARLFDDADAERAVLAARTPAEAKNAGRLVRDFDEATWARERFGIVVEGSVHKFTSDPALRDFLAGTGQRVLVEASPLDRVWGIGLAADDPRAQDPTKWQGANLLGFALMAARELAGAP, from the coding sequence ATGGCGAAGATCGACTCGGTGCGTTCCGTGACGGACCTCGTCCGCGTGGTGCGGGCGGGCGAGAAGGTGAAGTACCTGCACTTCTGGGGCCACGCCCCGCGCAGGGACGGCTCCCTCGGCGCGAGCTGCTTCAGCCAGTGGTGGCCCTCGCCGTTCACCGTGGACGCTGTCGGGTACGCGACGGCGGAGCACTGGATGATGGCGGCCAAGGCCCGCCTCTTCGACGACGCGGACGCGGAGCGGGCGGTCCTCGCGGCGCGGACGCCCGCGGAGGCGAAGAACGCGGGACGGCTCGTGCGGGATTTCGACGAGGCGACATGGGCCAGGGAGCGCTTCGGAATCGTCGTCGAGGGCAGCGTCCACAAGTTCACGTCCGACCCGGCGCTCCGGGACTTCCTGGCCGGGACGGGGCAGCGGGTCCTCGTGGAGGCGAGCCCCCTGGACCGTGTCTGGGGCATCGGCCTGGCCGCGGACGATCCTCGCGCGCAGGACCCCACGAAGTGGCAGGGCGCGAACTTGCTGGGATTCGCGCTGATGGCCGCGCGGGAGCTGGCGGGGGCGCCTTGA
- a CDS encoding serine hydrolase domain-containing protein: protein MKVPARAALAAALVLGLTGAAAAPALANAPAAHAPHTRPAPDPSTAPDAKALRDAIKGLPNADATAALVRVGGTEGTWRGSSGVHDLVTHRKADPHGRFRAGSTTKIVTAAVALQLAAEGRIDLDKPVQHYLPGLFTEAFKPIPVRSLLNYTSGLRSGDGFDDEYAHRFETLDYETVVASAIAKGPEHDPGEEQHYRNIGYTVLGMLIEKVTGDTYAHQARARIFEPLRMRDTYFPGADPRIRGPHNRGYQTRERADGTTRLVDVTEWNQYDRFAAGDMISSTADLERFTRALFGGEVVPRPQLKEMFTLPAKVKDATFGAGLQRYRIGDRVIWLKTGARYGYTNMIAATENGSRTLVYSVNATDAKGTDMNAVAERIARAALS, encoded by the coding sequence GTGAAGGTCCCCGCCCGCGCCGCGCTCGCCGCCGCCCTCGTCCTCGGCCTCACCGGCGCGGCGGCCGCACCCGCCCTGGCCAACGCCCCCGCCGCCCACGCCCCCCACACTCGACCCGCGCCGGACCCGTCCACCGCCCCCGACGCCAAGGCCCTGCGCGACGCGATCAAGGGCCTGCCGAACGCCGACGCGACCGCCGCGCTCGTCCGCGTCGGCGGCACGGAAGGGACCTGGCGCGGCAGTTCCGGCGTGCACGACCTGGTCACCCACCGCAAGGCCGATCCGCACGGCCGGTTCCGCGCCGGTTCCACGACGAAGATCGTGACGGCGGCCGTGGCGCTCCAACTGGCCGCCGAGGGCCGGATCGACCTCGACAAGCCCGTGCAGCACTACCTGCCGGGCCTGTTCACGGAGGCGTTCAAGCCCATCCCCGTACGCAGCCTGCTCAACTACACCAGCGGCCTCAGGTCGGGCGACGGCTTCGACGACGAGTACGCGCACCGCTTCGAGACGCTGGACTACGAGACCGTCGTCGCGTCGGCCATCGCCAAGGGCCCCGAGCACGACCCCGGCGAGGAGCAGCACTACCGCAACATCGGCTACACCGTGCTCGGCATGCTGATCGAGAAGGTCACCGGGGACACGTACGCGCACCAGGCCCGCGCGCGGATCTTCGAGCCGCTGCGCATGCGCGACACGTACTTCCCCGGCGCCGATCCCCGCATCCGGGGCCCGCACAACCGCGGTTACCAGACGCGGGAGCGGGCGGACGGCACCACCCGGCTCGTCGACGTGACCGAATGGAATCAGTACGACCGGTTCGCGGCGGGCGACATGATCTCCTCCACGGCCGACCTGGAGCGGTTCACGCGGGCACTGTTCGGCGGGGAGGTCGTGCCGCGGCCGCAGCTGAAGGAGATGTTCACGCTGCCCGCGAAGGTCAAGGACGCGACCTTCGGCGCGGGACTCCAGCGGTACCGGATCGGCGACCGGGTCATCTGGCTCAAGACCGGCGCCCGCTACGGCTACACGAACATGATCGCCGCGACCGAGAACGGCTCCCGGACCCTGGTCTACTCGGTCAACGCGACCGACGCGAAGGGCACGGACATGAACGCGGTGGCCGAACGCATCGCGCGCGCGGCGCTGAGCTGA
- a CDS encoding glycerophosphodiester phosphodiesterase, with product MRTVTAVAHRGDPYRVRENTLPSLRSALERGADAVEVDVRLTGDGVPVLLHDESLKRLWGYDRPLAALSAAEVAGLTEDGVPTLEAALKATDGHRLMIDLPGATPAAVRAVVGVIADCGAAERVYYCAGAQTMLAVRAADPAAEIALTWTSLAPPRRAVLDALKPRWLNYRFALVDRELAFHLHREGFLVSVWTPDTRRSMRRLLDADVDSITTNRVDVLDALRTS from the coding sequence ATGCGCACCGTGACAGCTGTGGCCCACCGAGGCGATCCCTACCGCGTCCGCGAGAACACGCTCCCCTCCCTGCGCTCCGCGCTCGAACGGGGCGCGGACGCGGTGGAGGTCGACGTCCGCCTGACCGGCGACGGCGTGCCCGTCCTGCTGCACGACGAGTCGCTCAAACGGCTGTGGGGTTACGACCGGCCGCTCGCCGCGCTGTCCGCCGCGGAGGTCGCGGGGCTCACCGAGGACGGCGTACCCACGCTCGAAGCGGCGCTGAAGGCCACGGACGGGCACCGGCTCATGATCGACCTGCCGGGCGCGACGCCCGCCGCGGTCCGCGCGGTCGTCGGGGTCATCGCCGACTGCGGGGCGGCCGAGCGCGTGTACTACTGCGCGGGCGCGCAGACCATGCTCGCCGTGCGTGCCGCGGATCCGGCCGCCGAGATCGCGCTGACCTGGACGAGCCTGGCCCCGCCGCGCCGCGCCGTGCTCGACGCCCTGAAGCCGCGCTGGCTCAACTACCGCTTCGCCCTGGTCGACCGCGAGCTCGCCTTCCACCTCCACCGCGAGGGGTTCCTCGTCTCGGTCTGGACCCCGGACACCCGCCGCTCGATGCGCCGTCTGCTCGACGCGGACGTCGACTCGATCACCACGAACCGCGTGGACGTCCTGGACGCGCTGCGCACGTCTTGA
- a CDS encoding adenosine deaminase codes for MLRPLVGPRRPVPTYDDPRPVDQPIKPVPGEETVTEQQQPAAAQDRDPHAFIAGLPKAELHVHHVGSASPRIVSELAARHPDSAVPTDPEALADYFTFTDFAHFIKVYLSVVDLIRTPDDVRLLTFEVARDMARQNVRYAELTITPYSSVRRGIDDRAFMDAIEDARTAAEAEFGTVLRWCFDIPGEAGLVSAEETLRLATTDKLRPEGLVSFGLGGPEIGVPRPQFKPYFDEAIAAGLHSVPHAGETTGPETVWDALTHLGAERIGHGTSSAQDPKLLAHLAERGIPLEVCPTSNIATRAVRTLDEHPLKQFVEAGVTVTINSDDPPMFGTDLNTEYAVAARLLDLDERGIAALAKNAVEVSFLDRAGKDRIAAEIDTYTETWLAP; via the coding sequence ATGCTACGGCCCCTGGTTGGCCCACGCCGACCGGTGCCGACCTACGATGATCCCCGTCCCGTCGATCAGCCGATCAAGCCCGTTCCTGGGGAGGAAACCGTGACCGAGCAGCAGCAGCCCGCAGCCGCGCAGGACAGAGACCCGCATGCCTTCATCGCCGGGCTGCCCAAGGCCGAACTGCACGTGCACCACGTCGGCTCCGCCTCCCCCCGGATCGTCTCCGAGCTGGCCGCCCGGCACCCCGACTCCGCCGTGCCGACGGATCCCGAGGCGCTCGCCGACTACTTCACGTTCACGGACTTCGCGCACTTCATCAAGGTGTACCTGTCCGTCGTGGACCTGATCCGCACCCCGGACGACGTGCGCCTGCTCACCTTCGAGGTGGCCCGCGACATGGCCCGGCAGAACGTCCGCTACGCCGAGCTGACCATCACCCCGTACTCCTCCGTACGCCGCGGCATCGACGACCGCGCCTTCATGGACGCCATCGAGGACGCCCGCACGGCCGCCGAGGCGGAGTTCGGCACCGTACTGCGCTGGTGCTTCGACATCCCCGGCGAGGCCGGGCTCGTGTCGGCCGAGGAGACGCTCCGGCTCGCCACCACCGACAAGCTGCGCCCCGAGGGCCTGGTCTCCTTCGGGCTCGGCGGGCCCGAGATCGGCGTGCCGCGCCCGCAGTTCAAGCCGTACTTCGACGAGGCGATCGCCGCGGGCCTGCACTCGGTGCCGCACGCGGGCGAGACCACCGGGCCCGAGACCGTGTGGGACGCGCTGACCCACCTCGGCGCCGAGCGCATCGGCCACGGCACCAGCTCCGCCCAGGACCCGAAGCTGCTCGCGCACCTCGCCGAGCGTGGCATCCCGCTGGAGGTCTGCCCGACCTCGAACATCGCGACGCGCGCGGTCCGCACCCTCGACGAGCACCCGCTCAAGCAGTTCGTCGAGGCCGGGGTGACGGTGACGATCAACTCCGACGACCCGCCGATGTTCGGCACCGACCTGAACACCGAGTACGCCGTCGCGGCCCGCCTCCTCGACCTCGACGAGCGCGGCATCGCGGCCCTCGCCAAGAACGCCGTCGAGGTGTCCTTCCTCGACCGCGCGGGCAAGGACCGCATCGCCGCGGAGATCGACACGTACACGGAGACGTGGCTCGCCCCGTAA
- a CDS encoding DUF4190 domain-containing protein, with amino-acid sequence MSEDDAARGADAPQERDPWAPPAEDAVPPPSLEKRGAWPPPGALVPPPGFAPPGAGQGEPVPPPPVSPDGPGQAPYGYPGHGYAGPAGHPGYPGNAGYDGYQAPPGYEGHGHPGHPGPQGWPGYPGHPGYPVQGPPGYGWPAMPMAPANGMGVAALVLGIVAAVGFCLWPLAIVLGILAVVFGSIGRRKARRGEATNGGQALAGIICGVGGIVLGVAMVVFLLVVPDEDDDSGSSDDPGFSATVVVDSRR; translated from the coding sequence ATGTCCGAGGACGATGCCGCGCGGGGCGCGGACGCGCCTCAGGAGCGGGATCCCTGGGCCCCGCCCGCGGAGGACGCGGTGCCGCCGCCGTCCCTGGAGAAGCGGGGGGCGTGGCCGCCGCCGGGAGCTTTGGTGCCGCCGCCCGGCTTCGCGCCGCCCGGCGCGGGGCAGGGGGAGCCGGTGCCGCCGCCTCCGGTGTCCCCGGACGGCCCTGGGCAGGCGCCGTACGGGTACCCGGGCCATGGCTATGCGGGCCCGGCCGGTCACCCGGGCTACCCGGGCAACGCGGGGTACGACGGATATCAGGCACCCCCGGGATACGAAGGGCACGGACACCCAGGACATCCGGGACCCCAGGGATGGCCCGGCTACCCGGGCCATCCCGGCTACCCGGTCCAGGGTCCCCCCGGCTACGGCTGGCCCGCGATGCCGATGGCGCCCGCCAACGGCATGGGCGTCGCCGCGCTGGTCCTCGGCATCGTCGCGGCGGTCGGCTTCTGCCTGTGGCCGCTGGCGATCGTGCTCGGCATCCTCGCGGTGGTCTTCGGCTCGATAGGCCGCCGCAAGGCGCGGCGGGGCGAGGCCACGAACGGGGGGCAGGCGCTGGCCGGGATCATCTGCGGCGTGGGCGGGATCGTGCTCGGCGTCGCCATGGTGGTCTTCCTGCTCGTGGTGCCGGACGAGGACGACGACTCGGGCTCGTCGGACGACCCGGGCTTCTCCGCGACGGTGGTCGTGGACTCCCGGCGCTGA
- a CDS encoding epoxide hydrolase family protein: MSRPTSDVQAFEARATDADLDDLRARLAAARLPEAETVHGAAPGPRRWGQGVPLADLVDVVNYWRTGYDWRSFEARLDRIGQFRTTIDGLGIHFLHRRSPRADATPLILTHGWPGSVAEFIDVVDELADPEDADAPAFHVVVPSLPGFGHSDKPTTTGWGVEKIAAAWVELMGRLGYGTFVAHGGDWGGVITTVLGGRFPAHVLGIHTTLAQEPPGLTTDGLTEVERRWTEETRDFWRRRSAYAKQQATRPQTIGYSLVDSPVGLLAWILDKFAEWSDTEDSPFETMSIDRILDDVTLYWLTRTGASAARIYYESHGGVNALDPGLRVDVPSAISVYPRDIEKCPRPWAQERYRRIVRWGSPESGGHFPSLEVPQYFVKDLQEGLAAVLAARAHR; encoded by the coding sequence ATGAGCCGCCCCACCAGCGACGTACAGGCGTTTGAAGCCCGCGCGACCGACGCCGACCTCGACGACCTGCGCGCGAGACTCGCCGCGGCGCGACTGCCGGAGGCGGAGACGGTGCACGGCGCCGCGCCAGGACCGCGCCGATGGGGGCAGGGCGTTCCGCTGGCCGACCTCGTCGACGTCGTGAACTACTGGCGCACCGGGTACGACTGGCGGTCGTTCGAAGCGCGCCTCGACCGGATCGGCCAGTTCCGTACGACCATCGACGGGCTGGGAATCCACTTCCTGCACCGCCGGTCCCCGCGCGCGGACGCCACTCCGCTGATCTTGACGCACGGTTGGCCGGGCAGCGTCGCCGAGTTCATCGACGTGGTGGACGAGCTGGCGGATCCGGAAGACGCGGACGCGCCGGCGTTCCACGTCGTCGTCCCCTCGCTGCCGGGCTTCGGCCACAGCGACAAGCCGACCACCACCGGGTGGGGAGTCGAGAAGATCGCCGCCGCGTGGGTGGAACTGATGGGGAGGCTCGGCTACGGCACGTTCGTGGCCCACGGCGGCGACTGGGGAGGTGTGATCACCACGGTTCTCGGCGGCAGGTTCCCGGCACACGTCCTCGGCATCCACACCACGCTCGCGCAGGAACCGCCCGGCCTCACGACGGACGGGCTGACGGAGGTCGAGCGTCGGTGGACCGAGGAAACCCGCGACTTCTGGCGCCGCCGCTCGGCGTACGCGAAGCAGCAGGCGACCCGGCCGCAGACCATCGGCTACTCGCTCGTCGACTCACCGGTCGGACTGCTCGCCTGGATCCTCGACAAGTTCGCCGAGTGGTCGGACACCGAGGACAGCCCGTTCGAGACGATGTCCATCGACAGGATCCTCGACGACGTCACGCTGTACTGGCTGACGCGGACCGGTGCGTCGGCGGCCCGCATCTACTACGAGAGCCACGGCGGCGTGAACGCCCTTGACCCCGGACTCCGGGTCGACGTGCCGTCGGCGATCAGTGTGTATCCCCGCGACATCGAGAAGTGTCCGCGCCCCTGGGCACAGGAGCGGTACCGGCGGATCGTCCGCTGGGGGTCGCCCGAAAGCGGGGGACACTTCCCGTCGCTGGAGGTTCCCCAGTACTTCGTCAAGGATCTCCAGGAGGGCCTCGCGGCGGTGCTGGCCGCTCGTGCTCATCGGTGA
- a CDS encoding CGNR zinc finger domain-containing protein, with amino-acid sequence MPAGFPDFRLGTVLATSFTGTLSERRGDAVERIPTPRRLIDWLAVNGLAVDSCTSAQLDLARELRESIHAAATAAALQEALPASAVQVINDRSARGRAAAVLTPEGKRQWRLGSTSSVEDALGVIAADAISVIAGERDGRLALCASPTCRAAFFDTSRSRTRKWCDMNTCGNRQKKARFQANQRKKPGSAE; translated from the coding sequence ATGCCTGCTGGGTTCCCTGACTTCCGCCTCGGTACGGTGCTGGCGACCAGCTTCACGGGGACTCTCTCGGAGCGGCGGGGCGACGCCGTGGAGCGCATTCCCACGCCGCGGCGACTCATCGACTGGCTGGCGGTGAACGGCCTCGCCGTGGACTCCTGCACCAGCGCCCAGCTCGACCTCGCCAGGGAGCTGAGGGAGTCGATCCACGCCGCCGCGACAGCGGCCGCGCTCCAGGAGGCCCTTCCCGCATCCGCTGTCCAGGTCATCAACGACCGCAGCGCTCGGGGCCGGGCCGCGGCCGTCCTGACGCCCGAGGGCAAGCGGCAATGGCGGCTCGGTTCGACGTCCAGCGTGGAAGACGCCCTCGGTGTGATCGCCGCCGACGCGATCAGCGTCATCGCCGGCGAACGCGACGGAAGACTGGCCTTGTGCGCGTCACCGACCTGCCGTGCCGCCTTCTTCGACACCAGCCGGAGCCGCACCCGCAAATGGTGCGACATGAACACGTGCGGGAACCGCCAGAAGAAGGCGCGCTTCCAGGCCAACCAGCGCAAGAAGCCCGGCTCGGCGGAGTGA
- a CDS encoding ABC transporter substrate-binding protein: MSRRSLLRAVGGGAALSALAGCGVPAAYIGPGERGASDRSRQDKRLTFANWPLYIDTDDKDKTRRPSLDAFEKRTGIDVRYTEEINDNDEFFGKISPSLMNHQETGRDLIVISDWMCARFVRLGWVQEMDRAHQPNVTKYLDPLLRSPHFDPGRKFTVPWQSGITGIAYNKRRVGREIKHVSDLWADDLKGRVTLLSGLDEAFALLLQGDGVDVTKWTADDFHRMCDKVEKMVNSHHIRRFTGNDYIKDLSSGDVLACQAYSGDVIQLQADDPDIEFIVPEEGGELWAESLMVLNLARHKRNAERLIDYYYEPEVAASLAAWVNYVCPVPAARDILASSKDKELAELAEDPLIFPDDTMRERLAIARDITSKERTEFAKRWNALAGL, encoded by the coding sequence ATGTCCCGCCGTTCCCTGCTGCGCGCCGTCGGCGGCGGGGCGGCTCTCAGCGCGCTCGCGGGCTGCGGTGTGCCCGCCGCGTACATCGGCCCCGGTGAGCGCGGTGCGAGCGACCGCTCGCGGCAGGACAAGAGGCTGACCTTCGCCAACTGGCCGCTGTACATCGACACCGACGACAAGGACAAGACGAGGCGCCCCTCGCTCGACGCCTTCGAGAAGCGGACCGGGATCGACGTCCGCTACACGGAGGAGATCAACGACAACGACGAGTTCTTCGGCAAGATCAGCCCGTCCCTGATGAACCACCAGGAGACGGGGCGCGACCTCATCGTCATCAGCGACTGGATGTGCGCCCGCTTCGTACGCCTCGGCTGGGTGCAGGAGATGGACCGTGCGCACCAGCCCAACGTCACCAAGTACCTCGACCCGCTGCTGCGTTCACCGCACTTCGACCCGGGGCGCAAGTTCACGGTGCCCTGGCAGTCCGGCATCACCGGCATCGCGTACAACAAGCGCAGGGTCGGCCGCGAGATCAAGCACGTCTCCGACCTGTGGGCCGACGACCTCAAGGGCCGGGTCACGCTGCTCTCCGGGCTCGACGAGGCGTTCGCGCTGCTGCTCCAGGGCGACGGCGTCGACGTCACCAAGTGGACGGCCGACGACTTCCACCGGATGTGCGACAAGGTCGAGAAGATGGTGAACTCCCACCACATCCGCCGCTTCACCGGCAACGACTACATCAAGGACCTCTCCAGCGGCGACGTCCTCGCCTGCCAGGCCTACAGCGGCGACGTCATCCAGCTCCAGGCGGACGACCCGGACATCGAGTTCATCGTCCCCGAGGAGGGCGGCGAACTGTGGGCCGAGTCCCTCATGGTCCTCAACCTCGCACGCCACAAGCGCAATGCCGAACGCCTGATCGACTACTACTACGAGCCCGAGGTCGCGGCATCGCTTGCCGCCTGGGTCAACTACGTCTGCCCGGTGCCCGCCGCCCGCGACATCCTCGCCTCGTCCAAGGACAAGGAACTCGCCGAACTCGCCGAGGACCCGCTGATCTTCCCCGACGACACGATGCGCGAGCGGCTCGCGATCGCGCGCGACATCACGTCGAAGGAGCGCACGGAGTTCGCGAAGCGGTGGAACGCGTTGGCGGGGCTGTAG
- a CDS encoding MXAN_6230/SCO0854 family RING domain-containing protein, which translates to MKTTTADDLAGLLLRRRQSVYVGSGAGRSAVTDAAVVVLEAELADRGHLLTAPLRRALTALSVDDLAATGRGLLADVDALMGSDRHHAPLFRRFPDEVPYEHARGHYTDLVVARLAAQPHQPCMNCAGTGHRVRALGPCAHLLCDACVTKIDNWGCCEECCVWYACPICEQRYETDGPTDPWLDTGAGLGGDGGEVLRVLRVAAPGDAAAELAALLARRTPLDPQDHDDLVLLLGHLDPADAADWLPESIPLRESKALALAPLLGLPAVRPLVARYADTATDVLRILVVASGGDPDLLEPPRLRGLSRPVRRALLGLLDGFDFERLVEDIARHPRAWKRVGEILHPFEHAHRHARVALAFAVLRETRVRDDALGEVLLAEAARHEGVRLAGDRLRVVTWQGRVEEALGRWDVPGAVRLLGERPGELLRRLDLLLARSGSATLPEPVGEALADALPRTAPGPLLGAYGRMKVRAEPGHRRVFFPRGRVTKAYAVEDHRPPLPARVAGRAGELIGAEAVRRLAERAGERYDVAVLDASLADLPVPFAERASAASLVAVPRGSSLPMPADSETVRLFLHWTQPKGTRVDLDLSVALYDDLWRFVGLCDYTHLTYAGGAARHSGDLTSAPAPHGATEYLDLDLPRLANSGVRFVVPAVISYNDVPFDELPDAFAGFMAVEGKERAVYDPRTVRQRFDLAGDAKLCVPMIVDLRTRHAWWTDVTLATTGVGHDVERYRGQLGRMGNDLLDTFQPCGRATLWDLACWTAAARTDGDVYVRGRGHVLWGYRRAADEPRADFALRIRDGWEPDVLSAEPELAERRALLALLHGELAGAGDAASGTVYRLYPGPVDAAPLERVTAGDLAGWLAPA; encoded by the coding sequence ATGAAGACGACGACGGCTGACGACCTCGCGGGGCTCCTGCTGCGCCGCAGGCAGAGCGTGTACGTGGGCTCCGGTGCCGGACGGTCCGCCGTCACCGACGCCGCCGTGGTCGTCCTCGAAGCCGAACTCGCCGACCGCGGGCACCTGTTGACCGCCCCGCTGCGGCGCGCGCTGACCGCGCTGTCCGTCGACGACCTCGCCGCGACCGGGCGCGGGCTGCTCGCCGACGTCGACGCGCTGATGGGCTCCGACCGCCACCACGCCCCGCTGTTCCGGCGCTTCCCCGACGAGGTCCCCTACGAGCACGCGCGCGGCCACTACACCGACCTCGTCGTCGCGCGCCTCGCCGCCCAGCCGCACCAGCCCTGCATGAACTGCGCGGGCACCGGGCACCGGGTGCGCGCCCTCGGGCCCTGCGCCCACCTGCTCTGCGACGCCTGCGTCACCAAGATCGACAACTGGGGCTGCTGCGAGGAGTGCTGCGTCTGGTACGCCTGCCCGATCTGTGAGCAGCGCTACGAGACCGACGGGCCCACCGACCCGTGGCTCGACACGGGCGCGGGCCTTGGCGGTGACGGCGGCGAGGTCCTGCGAGTGCTGCGCGTCGCCGCGCCCGGCGACGCCGCCGCCGAACTCGCCGCGCTGCTCGCCCGTCGTACGCCGCTGGACCCGCAGGACCACGACGACCTGGTGCTGCTCCTGGGGCACCTGGACCCGGCCGACGCCGCCGACTGGCTGCCCGAGTCCATTCCGCTGCGCGAGAGCAAGGCCCTCGCGCTCGCCCCGCTGCTCGGCCTGCCCGCGGTCCGGCCGCTGGTCGCGCGGTACGCGGACACCGCCACCGACGTGCTGCGGATCCTCGTCGTGGCCTCCGGGGGCGACCCCGACCTGCTCGAACCGCCGCGGCTGCGCGGCCTTTCGCGGCCGGTGCGCCGTGCACTCCTCGGGCTGCTCGACGGGTTCGACTTCGAGCGCCTCGTCGAGGACATCGCCAGGCATCCGCGTGCCTGGAAGCGGGTCGGGGAGATCCTGCACCCCTTCGAGCACGCCCACCGGCACGCGCGCGTGGCGCTCGCGTTCGCCGTTCTCCGCGAGACCCGGGTCCGCGACGACGCGCTCGGCGAGGTGCTGCTCGCCGAGGCCGCCCGGCACGAGGGCGTCCGGCTCGCCGGTGACCGGCTGCGCGTGGTCACCTGGCAGGGGCGCGTCGAGGAGGCGCTCGGCCGCTGGGACGTCCCTGGCGCCGTACGGCTGCTCGGTGAGCGGCCCGGTGAACTCCTGCGCAGGCTCGACCTGTTGCTCGCCCGGTCCGGCTCGGCGACCCTGCCGGAGCCGGTCGGCGAGGCGCTCGCCGACGCCCTGCCGCGCACCGCCCCCGGCCCGCTGCTCGGCGCGTACGGCCGGATGAAGGTCCGTGCCGAGCCGGGGCACCGCCGGGTCTTCTTCCCGCGCGGCCGGGTCACCAAGGCGTACGCGGTCGAGGACCACCGGCCGCCGCTGCCCGCGCGGGTCGCGGGGCGCGCCGGTGAGCTGATCGGGGCGGAGGCCGTGCGGCGGCTCGCCGAGCGGGCGGGGGAGCGGTACGACGTGGCCGTCCTGGACGCCTCGCTCGCCGATCTCCCGGTGCCCTTCGCCGAGCGCGCCTCGGCCGCGTCGCTGGTAGCCGTGCCGCGCGGCAGCTCGCTGCCCATGCCCGCGGACAGCGAGACCGTGCGGCTCTTCCTGCACTGGACGCAGCCCAAGGGCACGCGCGTCGACCTCGACCTGTCCGTCGCGCTCTACGACGACCTGTGGCGGTTCGTCGGCCTGTGCGACTACACGCATCTGACGTACGCGGGCGGCGCGGCCCGGCACTCCGGGGACCTGACCTCCGCGCCCGCCCCGCACGGCGCCACCGAGTACCTGGACCTCGACCTGCCGCGGCTCGCCAACTCGGGCGTGCGGTTCGTGGTGCCCGCGGTCATCTCGTACAACGACGTGCCCTTCGACGAACTCCCGGACGCCTTCGCGGGGTTCATGGCCGTCGAGGGCAAGGAGCGCGCCGTCTACGACCCGCGCACGGTCCGGCAGCGCTTCGACCTCGCGGGCGACGCGAAGCTGTGCGTGCCGATGATCGTCGACCTGCGGACCCGGCACGCCTGGTGGACCGACGTCACCCTCGCCACGACGGGCGTCGGCCACGACGTGGAGCGCTACCGGGGGCAGCTCGGCCGGATGGGGAACGACTTGCTCGACACCTTCCAGCCGTGCGGCCGCGCCACGCTGTGGGACCTGGCCTGCTGGACGGCGGCCGCCCGCACCGACGGCGACGTGTACGTGCGCGGCCGGGGGCACGTCCTGTGGGGCTACCGCCGCGCCGCCGACGAGCCGCGCGCCGACTTCGCGCTGCGCATCCGCGACGGCTGGGAGCCCGACGTGCTGAGCGCCGAGCCGGAGCTGGCCGAGCGCCGGGCCCTTCTCGCCCTGCTGCACGGGGAGTTGGCGGGCGCGGGGGACGCCGCGTCCGGCACGGTGTACCGCCTCTACCCGGGGCCCGTCGACGCCGCGCCGCTGGAGCGGGTCACGGCGGGGGATCTGGCGGGGTGGCTGGCGCCCGCATAG